A genome region from Mesorhizobium sp. B2-1-8 includes the following:
- a CDS encoding glycosyltransferase family 2 protein: protein MNRPQKKLTFYRLVAAAKARTILFAILERSRSTWMPLDRTTMPQVSIVIPVHNQPMLILEAVASLKAQSVADWEAILVDDGSTDETPAVLQNLASQDARISVWLQTQQGAASARNTGAAKAKADWLLFLDSDDWLAPNALGSLLRAAGQDVHLVHALGLRVCGDHSQDPSQVHLPGGDLFHRLASTATFMVHACILKNSTFHELGGFDETLMGCADWDLWQRVIRSGARSRGVEDFVAFYRQTESSLSTFYEQEFRDGLIVIARGHGPDPRVPRPHPMYADGVSPAEFPAAAYRFASWLAGLAVARKHSTQGILRGMQALPAEPLSASDIAAALFDAIPIGLGDFRPNWEGCWPTLKPHLQEFIQRIGTIARCGPSFVTEVLDHTERLAATANASDSIGVVGSVASRIVRIPGAIPQIDLGPDIRSFIAVVRSDRGDVGQLEVLVDQSFSNGRVREMIIDRYLREVLFNYLKIFPFSIIFRTATHLVVRKELISALARLIRERSVGPLLKKQICQALVAQAFVLPIVETGMISPRLEGRLTS, encoded by the coding sequence TTGAACCGCCCCCAGAAAAAGTTAACATTCTACCGCCTGGTTGCCGCCGCGAAGGCGCGCACCATCCTGTTCGCGATCCTCGAAAGGTCACGAAGCACCTGGATGCCTTTGGACAGGACCACTATGCCGCAGGTTTCCATAGTCATCCCCGTCCACAATCAACCCATGCTAATCCTCGAAGCGGTGGCCTCACTTAAGGCGCAATCCGTCGCCGACTGGGAAGCCATTCTCGTTGACGATGGGTCTACCGATGAAACACCCGCCGTGCTTCAGAATCTCGCGTCCCAAGACGCCAGAATTTCGGTCTGGTTGCAGACGCAGCAAGGTGCTGCTTCGGCCAGAAACACGGGAGCGGCAAAAGCAAAGGCAGATTGGCTGCTTTTTCTCGACAGCGACGACTGGCTTGCTCCTAATGCCCTTGGCTCGCTATTGCGCGCTGCCGGCCAGGATGTGCACCTTGTGCACGCCTTAGGCCTTCGCGTGTGCGGGGACCACAGCCAGGATCCGTCGCAGGTGCACCTTCCCGGGGGCGACTTATTCCATCGCCTTGCATCAACGGCCACGTTTATGGTCCACGCATGCATTTTGAAAAACTCGACCTTTCACGAGCTTGGCGGTTTTGATGAAACGTTGATGGGCTGCGCAGACTGGGATCTCTGGCAACGTGTCATCCGGTCTGGCGCCCGCTCCAGGGGCGTTGAAGACTTCGTGGCCTTTTACCGACAAACAGAATCCTCGCTCAGTACCTTCTACGAGCAGGAGTTTCGAGATGGTCTCATCGTCATCGCCCGTGGGCACGGCCCCGATCCCCGAGTTCCCAGACCCCATCCCATGTATGCCGACGGCGTATCGCCTGCAGAGTTCCCCGCTGCGGCATATCGCTTTGCCAGTTGGCTGGCGGGTCTTGCAGTCGCACGCAAGCACTCAACTCAGGGCATCCTGAGGGGGATGCAAGCTCTTCCTGCCGAGCCCTTGTCAGCTTCTGATATCGCAGCGGCTTTGTTCGACGCCATTCCCATCGGATTAGGCGACTTCAGACCCAATTGGGAAGGCTGCTGGCCTACACTGAAACCTCACCTTCAAGAGTTCATACAGAGAATTGGCACGATTGCCCGCTGTGGGCCTTCTTTCGTGACCGAAGTGCTGGACCATACAGAACGTCTCGCCGCTACCGCTAATGCGTCCGACAGCATCGGCGTTGTTGGAAGTGTGGCCTCGCGGATTGTCCGAATTCCCGGGGCCATTCCGCAGATCGATCTTGGTCCAGATATCAGGTCTTTCATTGCCGTCGTTCGTTCCGATCGAGGCGATGTCGGACAGTTGGAAGTCCTCGTCGACCAGAGTTTCTCCAATGGCCGTGTTAGGGAGATGATCATCGATCGGTACTTGCGAGAAGTATTGTTTAATTACTTAAAAATATTTCCTTTTTCTATCATTTTTAGAACGGCTACTCATTTAGTCGTTCGGAAGGAACTTATCTCAGCTTTGGCTAGGCTTATACGAGAGCGCTCGGTGGGCCCTTTGCTCAAGAAGCAGATCTGCCAAGCTTTGGTGGCGCAGGCTTTCGTGCTTCCGATCGTCGAGACAGGCATGATCTCGCCCCGACTTGAAGGCCGGCTCACGAGCTGA
- a CDS encoding polysaccharide deacetylase family protein, whose product MAWTLKTKLQGVLRRHALKPVILMYHRIAATDLDPWELAVSPTNFEKQVLDLGKTRRVLPLLEFASRHIEGSLPPDAAAITFDDGYACNALIAAPILETLGLPATFFLATSMLGKTDEFWNDALERVIFDPRAAGPASMVVAGREAHVDLGEHADDYQLGRGWRAMQEPPRTAREHAYLKLWEVLKPVSLDVQYQAIESLARQVGSDLAPRTSHRPMTIDEARLLSRRSRLDISGHTQTHVSLPLWDRHIQLKEIQQSRRTCEDLSCRPCPTFAYPYGDYSDLTIECAIESGLVCAVSAYPRTVANTDLPLVLPRIMMTNESIVGHLGAN is encoded by the coding sequence ATGGCTTGGACGCTCAAGACAAAGCTGCAGGGCGTTTTGCGTCGCCATGCCTTAAAGCCGGTGATCCTGATGTACCATCGCATCGCGGCAACGGACTTGGATCCCTGGGAACTCGCCGTTTCGCCAACCAATTTCGAGAAGCAGGTCCTGGACCTCGGAAAGACGAGACGTGTGCTGCCGTTGCTAGAGTTCGCATCGAGGCACATTGAAGGAAGCCTTCCACCTGACGCTGCAGCCATTACTTTCGACGACGGCTACGCGTGCAATGCCTTAATCGCGGCGCCTATCCTGGAAACGCTCGGTCTTCCAGCTACGTTCTTTCTGGCAACGTCCATGCTCGGCAAAACCGACGAGTTCTGGAACGATGCTCTCGAACGGGTTATCTTCGATCCTAGGGCAGCAGGACCAGCCTCCATGGTCGTCGCCGGTCGCGAGGCTCATGTTGATCTGGGTGAACACGCCGATGATTACCAATTGGGCCGAGGGTGGCGAGCCATGCAGGAGCCGCCTCGAACTGCGCGCGAGCACGCTTATCTCAAGCTTTGGGAAGTTCTGAAGCCGGTCTCACTTGATGTGCAATACCAAGCAATCGAATCACTCGCTCGCCAGGTCGGCAGTGACTTGGCGCCTCGAACCAGCCACCGACCTATGACGATTGATGAAGCCCGATTGCTCTCGCGAAGGTCGCGCTTGGACATTTCAGGTCACACACAAACCCACGTCTCTCTCCCATTGTGGGATCGGCACATCCAGCTGAAGGAGATCCAACAAAGTCGCCGGACGTGCGAGGACCTGTCGTGCCGCCCATGTCCCACATTCGCCTACCCCTATGGCGACTATTCCGACCTGACCATCGAATGCGCAATAGAGTCGGGGCTGGTCTGCGCCGTGTCGGCCTACCCCAGAACTGTGGCGAACACAGACCTCCCTCTGGTGCTGCCGCGGATCATGATGACAAACGAGAGCATTGTTGGACATCTCGGGGCAAATTGA
- a CDS encoding IS5 family transposase, translating to MSRPREKRETGEQDLFRSRLDQIINMKHELVRLAQAIDWPVLEERFGAVYSDGPGMPPLPTRLMAGLAILKHTFDLSDEELCARWVENPYFQYLCGEEFFRHELSFERSSMTRWRQRMGEEPITALLQESLAVAVKSGAMKPADTRRVIVDTTVQPKNVMFPTDAKLVNRARERLVRLAKKAGLDLRQTYVRVGKLALIKHQRYAHAKQFKRANKALRKLKTYLGRTIRDISRRITGQTDLEASFKWPLYQASAVLEQRQRQRGRKIYSLHAHEVECIGKGKAHAPYEFGVKVSIATTLERSKGGQFALHAKALPGNPYDGHTLATVIPDMEKTIGNEIGRILADAGYRGHNAPESHKLRVFTAGQKRRVTPAIKRQMRRRSAVEPVIGHIKAEHRMGRNYLAGEQGDAINAILAAAGYNFSLLIKWFRLLLWLLITALQSRPRSSAA from the coding sequence ATGTCCAGGCCACGCGAGAAGCGCGAGACGGGAGAGCAGGACCTGTTCCGCTCCAGGCTCGATCAGATCATCAACATGAAGCACGAGTTGGTGCGGCTGGCGCAGGCGATCGACTGGCCGGTGCTGGAGGAGCGTTTCGGCGCGGTCTATTCGGACGGTCCTGGCATGCCGCCCTTGCCGACGCGACTGATGGCGGGCCTTGCGATCCTGAAGCACACTTTCGACTTGTCGGACGAGGAGCTGTGCGCCCGCTGGGTGGAGAACCCCTACTTCCAGTATCTGTGCGGTGAAGAGTTCTTCCGCCACGAGCTCTCCTTCGAGCGCTCATCGATGACGCGCTGGCGCCAGCGCATGGGCGAGGAGCCGATCACGGCGCTCCTGCAAGAAAGCCTGGCGGTGGCGGTCAAGAGCGGAGCGATGAAGCCGGCCGATACGCGCCGGGTGATCGTCGACACGACCGTGCAGCCGAAGAACGTGATGTTCCCCACCGACGCCAAGCTCGTCAATCGGGCGCGCGAGCGGCTGGTGCGGCTGGCCAAGAAGGCGGGGCTCGATTTGCGCCAGACCTACGTGCGGGTCGGCAAGCTGGCGCTGATCAAGCACCAGCGCTACGCGCACGCCAAGCAGTTCAAGCGGGCCAACAAGGCGCTGCGCAAGCTCAAGACCTATCTCGGCCGCACCATTCGCGACATCTCCCGCCGGATCACCGGCCAAACGGACCTCGAGGCGAGCTTCAAGTGGCCGCTCTACCAGGCCTCGGCGGTTCTGGAGCAACGTCAGCGCCAGCGCGGCCGCAAAATCTACAGCCTGCACGCCCATGAGGTCGAGTGCATCGGCAAGGGCAAGGCGCATGCCCCTTACGAGTTCGGCGTCAAGGTCTCGATCGCCACGACGCTCGAACGCTCGAAGGGCGGCCAGTTCGCCCTGCACGCTAAGGCACTGCCCGGCAATCCCTATGACGGCCATACGCTCGCGACCGTTATCCCCGACATGGAAAAGACCATCGGCAACGAAATCGGCCGCATCCTCGCCGACGCCGGATATCGCGGCCACAACGCACCTGAAAGCCACAAGCTCAGGGTCTTCACCGCCGGCCAGAAGCGCCGCGTCACACCTGCCATCAAGCGTCAGATGCGCAGGCGATCGGCAGTCGAACCCGTCATCGGCCACATCAAGGCCGAGCACCGCATGGGCCGCAACTACCTCGCCGGCGAACAGGGCGACGCCATCAACGCCATCCTCGCCGCCGCCGGCTACAACTTCTCGCTCCTGATCAAATGGTTCAGGCTGCTTTTGTGGCTTCTCATCACAGCACTCCAAAGCCGCCCCAGATCCAGCGCAGCCTGA
- a CDS encoding glycosyltransferase — MSGKFKVSVVICTYNNSSVLDRTLDRLARQYCRDRSWEVLVVDNNCTDDTQLVVERHKNAKRIGQLSVVRERQQGLTPARQRGVRETAGEWLALVDDDCLLDESWLANAIAFADAHPRCGAFGGVVRPYWENGAEPLPKAVGWTLACQDHGLEACRIWGLVGAGIVLRRAALDQTGWIETPFLADRIGRRLVSGGDTEISLRISACGWDLWYTPDCVIDHIIPAFRTTPSYLKRLAFGLGISQVLVDALVCERGFASCVGQYVRSALRQTLHAAHAVILDRISGRDRRPSFINLYFALGIWAGIGRLACNRSLVGAISRSSRQVSTSNL; from the coding sequence TTGAGCGGTAAATTCAAAGTTAGCGTCGTTATTTGTACGTACAATAATTCGTCTGTTCTCGATCGAACTCTGGATCGTTTGGCGCGGCAATACTGCCGTGATCGATCTTGGGAAGTGCTCGTTGTTGACAACAATTGCACAGATGACACCCAGCTTGTTGTTGAGCGCCACAAGAACGCCAAGCGGATAGGACAGCTGAGTGTCGTGAGAGAACGCCAGCAGGGATTGACGCCTGCGCGCCAGCGCGGCGTCAGGGAAACGGCCGGTGAGTGGCTGGCCTTGGTCGACGATGACTGCCTGCTCGATGAAAGCTGGCTGGCGAACGCAATAGCTTTCGCTGATGCACATCCGCGGTGCGGAGCCTTCGGCGGGGTTGTCAGGCCCTACTGGGAGAACGGCGCCGAGCCGCTTCCCAAAGCCGTGGGCTGGACTTTGGCCTGCCAGGACCATGGGCTCGAAGCATGCCGGATTTGGGGGCTGGTCGGAGCCGGGATCGTCCTGCGCCGCGCCGCCCTCGATCAAACAGGCTGGATCGAAACGCCTTTTCTCGCTGACCGCATTGGGCGAAGGCTTGTTTCGGGGGGCGACACGGAGATCAGCCTTCGGATTTCAGCGTGCGGGTGGGATCTATGGTACACGCCCGATTGCGTAATTGATCACATTATCCCCGCCTTCCGGACCACGCCAAGTTACCTAAAACGGCTGGCGTTCGGCCTTGGCATCTCGCAGGTACTTGTGGACGCCTTGGTCTGCGAGAGAGGTTTTGCATCCTGCGTTGGGCAATACGTCCGCTCCGCGTTACGTCAGACGCTTCATGCCGCACACGCCGTGATACTCGATCGGATCAGCGGTCGCGATCGGCGGCCTTCATTCATCAATCTGTATTTCGCCCTAGGAATTTGGGCCGGCATCGGGCGACTAGCCTGCAATCGATCGCTGGTTGGCGCAATAAGTCGTTCTTCCCGTCAAGTTTCGACCTCGAACTTGTAG
- a CDS encoding ABC transporter permease, with amino-acid sequence MLLVRRDLVTKYAQTMLGPLWFAIQPIVMAIVLSVAINGGAGVATEGVPPFLFNLCSLAPWFYFSQTFGSVGATFVNNADLFQKVYFPRSSVPLAVGLSNLVALAIQTSLFLIVLITYHVSGVWTSHSWRIILIPVLFVELVVFTLGAGLCVASLAARYRDLVHAMQYVLLIAMFASLVFVPLSSLPAHLRWLPWFNPLAVIVENMRSLALNTPAVSAIQSAVSVAISLGLFLVGLLAFERASRTAVDLA; translated from the coding sequence ATGCTGCTCGTACGCCGCGACCTCGTCACCAAATACGCTCAGACGATGCTAGGGCCCCTTTGGTTCGCCATCCAGCCGATTGTGATGGCAATCGTCCTGTCGGTCGCTATAAACGGCGGTGCCGGTGTCGCGACGGAAGGCGTCCCGCCGTTTCTCTTCAATCTCTGCAGCCTCGCGCCTTGGTTTTATTTCTCCCAGACCTTCGGCTCGGTCGGGGCCACATTCGTCAACAACGCCGACCTGTTCCAGAAGGTCTATTTTCCTCGCAGCTCAGTTCCGTTGGCCGTGGGTCTGTCGAACCTGGTCGCACTGGCCATTCAGACTAGCCTTTTCTTAATTGTTCTAATCACTTACCACGTCAGCGGGGTGTGGACATCGCACTCCTGGCGGATCATCCTCATTCCTGTCCTATTCGTCGAACTCGTCGTTTTCACGCTGGGGGCAGGCCTTTGTGTGGCCTCGCTTGCGGCACGCTATCGTGATCTCGTCCACGCCATGCAATACGTGCTCCTGATCGCCATGTTCGCCTCCTTGGTATTCGTGCCGTTGTCTAGCCTCCCGGCTCACCTTCGCTGGCTCCCCTGGTTCAACCCCCTTGCCGTGATCGTCGAGAACATGAGGTCGCTCGCACTCAATACCCCAGCTGTATCGGCAATTCAGTCGGCCGTGTCGGTAGCGATCAGCTTAGGCCTGTTTCTGGTGGGGCTTCTCGCCTTCGAGAGAGCATCCCGCACTGCGGTCGATTTGGCCTGA
- a CDS encoding ABC transporter ATP-binding protein: MNPAIEIKNLSKRYDLHPRPTSLRESVGAWLGRGEASEAQGTQYWALRGVSLSIEAGEVVGLIGLNGAGKSTLLKILSRITDPSAGEVRIRGRVGALLEVGAGFHGDLTGRDNIYLSGAILGMSKAELDRRFEEIVAFAEIERFLDVPVKRYSSGMFVRLAFAVAVHLDPDILILDEVLSVGDSRFQRKSLSKIESLVTKGGRTVLLVSHNMDTVNRLCSRCLWLESGSVKALGETREVVTSYLASAGDFAGSSNRIDVTAAPRTGNGKARFLGISIDSGNPSSSGQICTDGPARCTLDIEAEDDIDVDSLAVVINSLSGLKLVNADTALLGNACRLRAGQNRVTVTIDQLHLLPGTYGLELWMGQRSGDYLAGDILDHVHHACRVEVLRPGGPDGRVLPAEGLIPCVYKFEVET, from the coding sequence ATGAATCCAGCGATCGAGATCAAGAACCTGTCCAAGCGGTACGATTTGCATCCTCGACCGACATCGCTGCGTGAGAGTGTCGGAGCGTGGCTTGGCCGGGGCGAAGCGTCCGAGGCGCAGGGCACGCAATACTGGGCACTTCGCGGCGTGTCGCTGTCGATCGAGGCGGGCGAAGTCGTCGGCCTCATAGGCCTCAACGGGGCAGGCAAGTCAACTCTCCTCAAGATTCTCTCGCGCATTACAGATCCGTCGGCGGGAGAAGTCCGCATCCGCGGCCGCGTGGGCGCCCTGCTCGAGGTTGGTGCCGGCTTTCACGGGGACCTTACCGGACGGGACAATATCTACCTGAGCGGCGCCATTCTCGGCATGTCGAAGGCGGAACTGGACAGGCGCTTTGAGGAGATCGTCGCCTTCGCTGAGATAGAGCGCTTTCTCGATGTACCTGTAAAACGCTATTCGAGTGGTATGTTCGTTCGCTTGGCCTTCGCGGTGGCCGTCCACCTCGATCCGGATATTCTCATTCTCGACGAGGTCTTGTCGGTTGGGGACTCGCGCTTCCAACGCAAGTCCCTGTCCAAGATCGAAAGCCTCGTTACGAAGGGGGGGAGAACGGTGCTTCTGGTGAGCCATAACATGGATACGGTCAATCGGCTGTGTTCCCGCTGCCTTTGGCTCGAATCCGGATCAGTGAAGGCCCTCGGCGAAACGCGAGAGGTCGTGACGTCTTATCTCGCCTCGGCGGGTGACTTCGCGGGATCGAGCAATCGAATTGATGTTACCGCGGCACCTCGGACCGGCAATGGCAAAGCCCGCTTCCTCGGCATCTCCATCGATAGTGGGAATCCTTCTTCGTCGGGTCAGATCTGCACCGATGGGCCGGCCCGTTGCACGCTTGACATTGAAGCTGAAGACGACATCGACGTGGACAGTCTTGCCGTGGTTATCAATAGCCTTTCGGGCCTGAAACTCGTCAATGCAGATACAGCATTACTGGGGAATGCCTGCCGGCTGCGCGCTGGCCAGAACCGCGTGACTGTCACGATCGATCAGTTGCATTTGCTGCCGGGAACGTACGGCCTCGAACTCTGGATGGGACAAAGATCAGGTGACTACCTTGCAGGTGACATCCTGGATCACGTCCACCACGCCTGCCGGGTCGAGGTCCTTAGGCCGGGCGGACCTGATGGAAGGGTTCTTCCCGCGGAAGGCCTAATCCCCTGCGTCTACAAGTTCGAGGTCGAAACTTGA
- a CDS encoding PRC-barrel domain-containing protein produces the protein MVRKILATVATAALITTALCTAGAHAANTSKPATQTEVVAPVTDGKLVSKIMGTAVYDSSADDATKIGDVNDIVLDKDGNAKLVVIGVGGFLGVGEKNVAYDFNKLEWVNKKGDRWLVAKTTKDELKAQPNFDTKAYDTAATSTTQPANGTADTQATTAKTDRTATASVDKSTLTQMPSDKISAANLIGTNVYGADDAKVGEIGDVILTGDKKVDSIIVDVGGFLGIGEKKVAVGMENLKFMTDKNGNRYLYTNFTKDQLEAQTAYDKATYAQNRDKQRIIVNK, from the coding sequence ATGGTCCGCAAGATACTCGCTACGGTGGCGACGGCCGCTCTCATTACGACGGCGCTCTGCACCGCCGGTGCACACGCCGCAAACACGAGCAAGCCCGCTACCCAGACAGAGGTTGTTGCTCCGGTCACTGATGGCAAACTCGTCTCCAAGATCATGGGAACCGCGGTCTATGACAGCAGCGCTGATGACGCGACGAAGATCGGTGATGTTAATGACATCGTCCTGGACAAGGACGGGAACGCCAAACTCGTGGTCATTGGCGTCGGCGGTTTCCTTGGCGTGGGCGAAAAAAATGTCGCCTACGACTTCAATAAGCTTGAATGGGTCAACAAGAAGGGCGATCGCTGGTTAGTCGCGAAGACGACGAAGGATGAGCTTAAAGCTCAGCCCAATTTCGATACGAAGGCTTACGATACCGCGGCAACGTCGACGACCCAGCCGGCCAACGGCACGGCGGACACCCAAGCGACAACTGCCAAAACCGACAGGACTGCGACGGCCTCGGTCGACAAGTCGACCTTGACCCAAATGCCGTCAGACAAAATCAGCGCGGCAAATCTGATCGGAACCAACGTCTATGGCGCAGATGATGCGAAGGTCGGCGAGATCGGCGACGTTATCCTGACCGGTGATAAGAAGGTCGACTCGATAATCGTTGATGTAGGCGGCTTTCTGGGCATTGGCGAAAAGAAGGTTGCGGTCGGCATGGAGAACCTCAAGTTCATGACCGACAAAAACGGCAACCGTTACCTCTATACGAACTTCACCAAGGACCAGTTGGAGGCGCAGACTGCCTACGACAAGGCTACTTACGCACAAAACCGGGACAAGCAGCGCATCATCGTCAACAAGTAA
- a CDS encoding flavodoxin family protein, which produces MAEQTRSDKADIEPRKGMPSPRLGEAEFKQRYRKLFYDPAFEGEAESLGRLAEIAWQAYSEERKSPVTRKAGEGFHDPDYDLSVEWIAAHEAVEAAQRRHEDKAAPSRILIINGSSRSEHTCPGEMSKSFRLVELARDAIAQKPRFSVEVLDLSRLASEYGRKIYPCKACFSTAAALCHWPCSCYPNHSLGQVQDWMNDIYPLWVEAHGVMIVTPVNWYQTSSPIKLMMDRLVCADGGNPDPTLTQGKDAALAKKAELAGWDYPRHLAGRLFSVVVHGDTEGAANVRYALADWLRSMKLDPIGELGELDRYIGYWKPYATSHEELDADKAVQAEVTNAALALAEAVEKRRAREFPAIGAGLEDPRPK; this is translated from the coding sequence ATGGCAGAGCAGACGCGATCCGACAAAGCCGACATTGAACCGCGCAAAGGGATGCCCAGCCCGCGCCTCGGCGAGGCGGAATTCAAGCAGCGCTACAGGAAACTGTTCTACGATCCAGCCTTCGAGGGGGAGGCCGAATCCCTCGGTAGGTTGGCTGAGATCGCCTGGCAGGCCTATAGCGAGGAACGCAAGAGCCCCGTTACCCGTAAGGCCGGAGAGGGCTTCCATGATCCCGATTACGATCTGTCGGTCGAATGGATCGCCGCCCATGAGGCGGTCGAGGCAGCACAGCGGCGCCACGAAGACAAAGCCGCGCCCTCGCGCATCCTGATCATCAACGGCTCGTCGCGCAGCGAGCACACCTGCCCGGGCGAGATGTCGAAAAGCTTTCGGCTGGTCGAGCTGGCGCGCGATGCCATCGCGCAAAAGCCCCGCTTCTCGGTCGAGGTGCTTGACCTCTCGCGGCTGGCCTCCGAATACGGTCGCAAGATCTATCCCTGCAAGGCGTGCTTCTCGACGGCGGCGGCACTCTGCCACTGGCCGTGCTCCTGCTACCCGAACCATTCGCTCGGCCAGGTGCAGGACTGGATGAACGACATCTATCCGCTCTGGGTCGAGGCGCATGGCGTGATGATCGTGACGCCTGTCAACTGGTATCAAACCTCATCGCCGATCAAGCTGATGATGGACCGCCTCGTCTGCGCCGATGGCGGCAATCCCGACCCGACCCTGACGCAGGGCAAAGATGCTGCCCTTGCCAAGAAAGCTGAGCTTGCCGGTTGGGACTATCCGCGCCATCTCGCCGGCCGGCTTTTCTCGGTCGTCGTGCATGGCGACACGGAAGGCGCGGCAAACGTGCGGTACGCGCTTGCCGACTGGCTGCGTTCTATGAAGCTCGATCCGATCGGAGAGCTTGGCGAGCTCGACCGCTATATCGGTTACTGGAAGCCCTATGCGACCAGCCATGAAGAGCTCGACGCCGACAAGGCCGTCCAGGCCGAAGTGACGAACGCCGCTCTGGCGCTCGCCGAAGCGGTCGAGAAGCGCCGGGCAAGGGAGTTCCCTGCGATCGGCGCCGGTCTCGAGGATCCACGTCCGAAATAA
- a CDS encoding class I SAM-dependent methyltransferase, which translates to MRFGDFGRTDPISRDFGYDRGTPIDRIYIERFLAEHASSIHGRTLEVVDDDYTARFGGPKTTQRDIVDLRPENTRATIVGDLTNLSAEWNDKFDAIVLTQTLHLIFDLQGAVSALFRLLKSGGTVLVTVPGLTPIDHHQEYETWYWSLTEASARRLFSDVFGANSTHIAVYGNVCSAVCFLEGIAAEELKPEMLHERDHHFPVTIGICATKG; encoded by the coding sequence GTGCGCTTCGGCGACTTCGGGCGGACTGATCCGATCAGCCGAGATTTCGGGTATGATCGCGGAACACCAATTGATCGGATCTACATCGAGAGATTTCTGGCGGAACACGCGTCAAGTATCCACGGTAGAACGCTTGAAGTCGTCGATGACGATTACACGGCTCGCTTCGGAGGACCGAAAACGACACAGCGCGATATCGTCGACTTGCGTCCTGAAAACACTCGAGCGACGATCGTCGGCGACCTCACGAACCTGAGCGCAGAGTGGAACGATAAGTTCGATGCGATCGTACTGACCCAAACCCTGCATCTCATCTTTGATCTGCAGGGGGCCGTTTCTGCGCTGTTCCGGCTCCTCAAGAGCGGCGGAACCGTACTTGTGACGGTGCCAGGCCTGACGCCCATTGATCATCATCAGGAATATGAAACGTGGTATTGGTCGCTGACGGAAGCTTCAGCTCGCCGATTGTTCTCGGATGTCTTTGGGGCGAACTCGACGCATATTGCTGTCTACGGGAACGTCTGCTCTGCGGTATGCTTTCTCGAAGGTATTGCCGCGGAAGAGCTCAAGCCAGAAATGCTGCACGAGCGGGACCATCACTTTCCTGTCACCATCGGGATATGCGCCACAAAGGGCTAA
- a CDS encoding YihY/virulence factor BrkB family protein, with amino-acid sequence MAFYATTSLAPILLIVVAIAGIVIGNDAAQLALSAEISGVMGPQSADLLKATIETASHRWSGTLATLIGLVTLFVTASGVFGEMQQSLNKIWKVKPDGVSLSRLVRARAASLGLVAALGFLLLVSLAASTAIAALGELINRSLPFGEFIVSAINTVVSFVLIALLFAAIYKVLPDRRLKWRDVAIGAVVTALLFTIGKSLIRWYIGTSAIATSYGAAGALMVVLVWVYYSAQIFLFGAEITRAYSVRRGSRRDLAPVVADANERAASRHARAAAKPEATIPANAGGTAAPRPTAFAGEIGVWIVISSLITLLVTRILRPKS; translated from the coding sequence ATGGCCTTTTACGCCACCACCTCGCTGGCCCCGATCCTTCTGATCGTCGTGGCGATCGCCGGTATCGTCATCGGCAACGATGCCGCCCAGCTGGCGCTGTCGGCCGAGATATCCGGCGTCATGGGCCCGCAGAGCGCCGACCTTCTCAAGGCCACGATCGAAACCGCGTCGCACCGCTGGTCGGGCACTTTGGCCACCCTCATCGGGCTGGTGACGCTCTTCGTCACCGCGTCCGGCGTCTTCGGCGAGATGCAGCAGTCGCTCAATAAGATTTGGAAGGTGAAGCCCGACGGCGTGTCGCTGTCGCGGCTGGTGCGGGCGAGGGCGGCGAGTCTCGGTCTCGTGGCCGCGCTCGGGTTCCTGCTCCTGGTGTCGCTCGCGGCGAGCACGGCGATCGCCGCGCTCGGCGAGTTGATCAACCGCAGCCTGCCGTTCGGAGAATTCATCGTCAGCGCCATCAACACGGTCGTCTCCTTCGTGCTGATAGCGCTGCTCTTCGCCGCGATCTACAAAGTCCTGCCCGACCGCAGGCTCAAGTGGCGTGATGTCGCGATCGGAGCGGTGGTCACGGCGCTGCTGTTCACCATCGGCAAGTCGCTGATCCGCTGGTACATCGGCACCAGCGCCATCGCCACCTCCTATGGCGCGGCCGGCGCGCTGATGGTGGTGCTGGTCTGGGTCTATTATTCGGCGCAAATCTTCCTCTTCGGCGCCGAGATCACGCGCGCCTATTCGGTGCGCCGCGGCAGCCGGCGCGATCTTGCGCCGGTTGTGGCGGACGCAAACGAGCGGGCTGCGTCGCGCCACGCCAGGGCAGCGGCCAAACCCGAGGCGACAATTCCGGCTAACGCTGGCGGCACGGCGGCGCCTCGGCCAACGGCATTCGCCGGCGAGATCGGCGTATGGATTGTCATCTCCAGCCTGATCACGCTGCTGGTCACGCGGATATTGCGCCCAAAAAGCTGA